In Brevundimonas subvibrioides, a genomic segment contains:
- a CDS encoding carboxymuconolactone decarboxylase family protein, whose translation MPDTDPRARRGAAYMATLDPGLEDALRKGMAPIAPDFADMMVQFGYGEMMSRPGLDPRGRQLVTIGALTALGHPVDQLKGHINGALSVGVTPAEIVEAIMQVALYAGFPAATNGLRIARRVFADRGVSPLPATGEL comes from the coding sequence ATGCCTGACACCGACCCGCGCGCCCGACGCGGCGCGGCCTATATGGCGACGCTCGATCCCGGCCTCGAGGATGCCCTGCGCAAGGGCATGGCCCCGATCGCTCCCGACTTCGCCGACATGATGGTGCAGTTCGGCTATGGCGAGATGATGAGCCGTCCCGGCCTGGATCCTCGCGGTCGCCAGCTGGTCACCATCGGGGCCCTGACCGCGCTCGGCCACCCCGTGGATCAACTGAAGGGCCACATCAACGGAGCCCTGTCGGTCGGCGTCACGCCCGCCGAGATTGTCGAGGCGATCATGCAGGTCGCCCTCTACGCCGGCTTCCCCGCCGCCACCAATGGACTGCGCATCGCCAGGCGCGTCTTCGCCGACCGGGGCGTCAGCCCCCTGCCCGCAACCGGAGAACTCTGA
- a CDS encoding SAM-dependent methyltransferase: protein MNLTNVAIRQLQDAPFPDFVTRPAIASLVTEARKKLDREGPHDSAAFARQMAARAIAEHTDAANDQHYELPPEFFRICLGARLKYSCCLYGDGAETLDQAEEKALAESCAHAELVDGQGVLELGCGWGSLSLWMAEKYPNSRITAVSNSHGQRGHIEEQARLRGLANLNVITCDMNDFHAPAAGTYDRIVSVEMFEHMANWRALLTRARGWLKPDGRMFIHIFTHRDAPYRFDHTDSGDFIAQHFFTGGVMPSQDLMRQFPDLFTVEQQWTWNGMNYARTAEDWLARMDANPDRVLELMQQTYGRENARLWVRRWRRFYLATAGLFGNDGGNTWAVTHYRLKPA, encoded by the coding sequence ATGAACCTCACCAACGTCGCCATTCGCCAGCTGCAGGATGCGCCCTTTCCCGACTTCGTCACCCGCCCGGCGATCGCCAGCCTGGTGACCGAAGCGCGGAAGAAGCTGGACCGCGAAGGGCCGCACGATTCGGCCGCGTTCGCGCGCCAGATGGCGGCACGGGCTATCGCCGAGCACACCGATGCCGCCAACGACCAGCACTACGAACTGCCACCGGAGTTTTTCCGGATCTGCCTGGGCGCGCGGCTGAAATACTCGTGCTGTCTGTACGGCGACGGAGCCGAGACACTGGATCAGGCCGAGGAGAAGGCGCTGGCCGAAAGCTGCGCCCATGCCGAGCTGGTGGACGGGCAGGGCGTGCTGGAACTCGGCTGCGGCTGGGGATCGCTATCGCTGTGGATGGCGGAAAAGTATCCGAACAGCCGGATCACGGCGGTCTCGAACAGCCACGGACAGCGCGGCCATATCGAGGAGCAGGCCCGGCTGCGGGGCTTGGCGAACCTGAACGTCATCACCTGCGACATGAACGATTTTCACGCCCCGGCGGCCGGGACCTATGACCGGATCGTCTCGGTCGAGATGTTCGAGCACATGGCCAACTGGCGCGCCCTGCTGACCCGGGCCAGGGGCTGGCTGAAGCCCGACGGGCGGATGTTCATCCACATCTTCACCCACCGCGACGCACCCTATCGATTCGATCACACCGACAGCGGCGACTTCATCGCCCAGCATTTCTTCACCGGCGGCGTGATGCCGAGCCAGGACCTGATGCGGCAGTTTCCCGACCTGTTCACAGTCGAGCAGCAGTGGACCTGGAACGGGATGAACTATGCCCGCACGGCCGAGGACTGGCTGGCCAGGATGGATGCGAACCCGGACCGCGTTCTGGAGTTGATGCAGCAGACCTATGGCCGCGAGAATGCCAGGCTGTGGGTCCGTCGCTGGCGCCGCTTCTATCTGGCGACGGCGGGCCTGTTCGGAAACGACGGCGGCAACACCTGGGCCGTCACCCACTATCGCCTGAAACCCGCCTGA
- a CDS encoding peptidase — translation MKLWLVLGGAAAIGLSGCAVDPYTTGTTAPYGQYGNSGYGQSYGTGVDASATATYGEVYLDSGFDEDPYRVSVTSGGSIDASEIASGCTGMVARAPDFQLTYDAGGLPLTFGVNGEVDTTLVINGPDGRWTCDDDSGGGTDPEITYSRPQSGTYDVWVGAFGGDSGSAELFVTELGSDYGRSNNYGDNDSYDRGNGRRDDDRRNDFYDNDNRNNGRNADYGSTYPDSSATAAYGEIDLSSGFRGDPYTVSVLAGGSIDASTVDDSCAGRIASAPDFQITYDAGSLPLTIGATSNGDVTLVVNGPDGQWYCDDDSGGSNDAELTFRRPQSGVYDIWVGSYGGDSLPAELFFTELR, via the coding sequence ATGAAACTTTGGTTGGTACTGGGCGGGGCGGCTGCGATCGGCCTGTCGGGCTGTGCGGTCGATCCATACACCACGGGGACCACCGCACCCTATGGTCAGTATGGCAACAGTGGCTACGGCCAGTCGTATGGCACCGGCGTGGATGCCAGCGCCACGGCGACCTATGGCGAGGTCTATCTGGACTCCGGTTTCGACGAGGATCCCTACCGGGTGTCGGTGACCTCGGGGGGCAGCATCGATGCTTCGGAGATCGCCAGCGGCTGCACCGGCATGGTCGCACGGGCCCCCGATTTCCAGCTGACCTATGACGCCGGCGGCCTGCCTCTGACGTTCGGCGTCAACGGTGAGGTCGATACGACCCTTGTCATCAACGGCCCCGACGGGCGCTGGACCTGCGACGATGATTCGGGTGGCGGGACCGATCCGGAAATCACCTATTCGCGCCCGCAGTCCGGCACCTATGACGTCTGGGTCGGCGCGTTCGGCGGCGACAGCGGTTCGGCCGAACTGTTCGTGACCGAGCTGGGCAGCGATTATGGTCGCAGCAACAACTATGGCGACAACGACAGCTACGACCGTGGAAACGGCCGGCGCGACGACGACCGCCGGAATGATTTCTACGACAACGACAACCGCAACAACGGTCGCAACGCCGACTATGGCAGCACCTATCCCGACAGCTCGGCGACGGCCGCCTATGGCGAGATCGATCTGAGCTCGGGCTTCCGCGGCGATCCCTACACCGTGTCGGTGCTGGCGGGCGGCAGTATCGATGCCTCGACCGTCGATGACAGCTGCGCGGGCCGGATCGCCTCGGCTCCGGATTTCCAGATCACCTACGATGCGGGCAGTCTGCCGCTGACCATCGGGGCGACCTCGAACGGTGACGTGACCCTGGTCGTCAACGGGCCGGATGGCCAGTGGTACTGCGACGACGACTCGGGCGGCAGCAACGATGCCGAGCTGACCTTCCGGCGGCCCCAGTCGGGTGTCTATGACATCTGGGTTGGATCCTACGGCGGCGACAGCCTCCCGGCCGAGCTGTTCTTCACCGAGCTGCGTTAA
- a CDS encoding energy transducer TonB yields MTDTPVEYHRSRYDAPRTKQSPVVWIVALGVVTILFGVLIFWVQKTKFELKKLEFKDDAVQVEIVEPIPPPPPPPPPPPPPDTPPPPKLQVRPPVINTTAPPPPITLPIEPTKKEDRVEYRGPPVIVPGPPPPPAPPAPVRPPVITNPVWSRQAIPDYPERALERGISGSVQLSCTVNPNGSVSNCSVVSETPAGAGFGRAALASTRSARLSPRSVDGVAVGGRVTWNVRFNAPD; encoded by the coding sequence ATGACAGATACACCCGTTGAATATCACCGCAGCCGGTATGACGCGCCGCGCACGAAACAGTCGCCCGTCGTCTGGATCGTCGCCCTCGGCGTGGTTACCATCCTCTTCGGCGTCCTGATCTTCTGGGTGCAGAAGACCAAGTTCGAACTGAAGAAGCTGGAGTTCAAGGACGACGCGGTTCAGGTGGAGATCGTCGAACCGATCCCGCCGCCCCCGCCGCCTCCGCCGCCGCCACCTCCGCCGGACACCCCGCCGCCGCCCAAGCTGCAGGTCCGTCCGCCGGTGATCAACACCACGGCTCCGCCGCCGCCGATCACCCTGCCGATCGAGCCGACGAAGAAGGAAGACCGCGTCGAGTATCGGGGTCCCCCGGTGATCGTCCCCGGTCCGCCGCCTCCGCCCGCTCCGCCGGCTCCGGTTCGTCCGCCGGTGATCACGAACCCTGTGTGGTCACGGCAGGCGATCCCGGACTATCCCGAACGGGCGCTGGAGCGGGGCATTTCTGGGTCGGTTCAGCTAAGCTGCACCGTCAATCCGAATGGCAGTGTCAGCAACTGTAGCGTCGTTTCTGAAACGCCTGCGGGTGCTGGCTTCGGAAGGGCCGCTTTGGCTTCGACGAGGAGTGCCCGGCTTTCACCCAGATCTGTTGATGGCGTTGCCGTTGGCGGCAGGGTGACCTGGAACGTCCGCTTCAACGCGCCAGACTAG
- a CDS encoding CoA transferase subunit A produces MRKIYADARAALEGLTFDGMTVMSGGFGLCGIPENLIAALRDTGVRDLTVISNNAGVDGFGLGQLLETRQIAKMISSYVGENKEFERQYLAGELQLEFNPQGTLAERIRAGGAGIPAFFTATGVGTLVADGKEVRTFDGRDYVMETGLVADLSIVKAWKADERGNLVFRKTARNFNPMMATAGKVCVVEVEEIVPTGSLDPDHIHTPGIYVDRIIQGRFEKRIEQRTVRQHANA; encoded by the coding sequence ATGCGCAAGATCTACGCCGATGCCAGAGCCGCACTGGAGGGTCTGACCTTCGACGGCATGACCGTCATGTCCGGCGGGTTCGGCCTGTGCGGCATCCCGGAGAATCTGATCGCCGCCCTGCGCGACACCGGCGTCAGGGACCTGACCGTCATCTCCAACAACGCGGGCGTCGATGGCTTCGGCCTGGGCCAACTGCTCGAAACGCGCCAGATCGCAAAGATGATCTCGTCCTACGTCGGCGAGAATAAGGAGTTCGAACGCCAATACCTGGCCGGTGAACTGCAGCTGGAGTTCAATCCCCAGGGCACCCTGGCCGAGCGCATCCGCGCGGGCGGGGCCGGCATCCCGGCCTTCTTCACCGCCACCGGCGTCGGCACCCTGGTGGCCGACGGCAAGGAGGTCCGGACCTTCGACGGCCGGGACTATGTCATGGAGACCGGCCTCGTCGCCGATCTGTCGATCGTCAAGGCCTGGAAGGCCGATGAGCGCGGCAACCTGGTGTTCCGCAAGACGGCCCGCAACTTCAATCCGATGATGGCCACCGCCGGCAAGGTCTGCGTCGTCGAGGTCGAGGAGATCGTGCCGACCGGCTCACTCGACCCCGACCACATCCACACGCCAGGCATCTACGTCGACCGCATCATCCAGGGCAGGTTCGAGAAGCGCATCGAGCAGCGCACCGTCCGCCAGCACGCCAATGCCTGA
- a CDS encoding 3-oxoacid CoA-transferase subunit B codes for MPRTREQLAERAAQELQDGFYVNLGIGIPTLVANYIPEGMEVTLQSENGMLGMGPFPYDNEVDADLINAGKQTITEIPESAYFSSADSFAMIRGGHINLSILGAMEVAENGDIANWMIPGKLVKGMGGAMDLVAGVKRVVVVMEHANKHGQSKVLKACTLPLTGTGVVSRIITDLAVFDVKPDGSGLELIELADGVTLDEVAARTEASYTVSQTLNSAP; via the coding sequence ATGCCCCGCACCCGCGAACAGCTCGCCGAACGCGCCGCCCAGGAACTGCAGGACGGCTTCTATGTGAACCTGGGCATTGGCATCCCGACCTTGGTGGCCAACTATATTCCCGAGGGCATGGAGGTCACCCTGCAGTCCGAGAACGGCATGCTGGGGATGGGGCCCTTCCCCTATGACAACGAGGTCGATGCCGACCTTATCAATGCCGGCAAGCAGACCATCACCGAAATCCCCGAGAGCGCCTATTTCAGCTCCGCCGACAGCTTCGCCATGATCCGGGGCGGGCATATCAACCTGTCGATCCTGGGGGCCATGGAGGTGGCCGAGAACGGCGACATCGCCAACTGGATGATCCCCGGCAAGCTGGTGAAGGGTATGGGCGGGGCGATGGATCTGGTCGCGGGCGTCAAGCGCGTGGTCGTGGTGATGGAGCACGCCAACAAGCACGGCCAGTCCAAGGTGCTGAAGGCCTGCACCCTGCCCCTGACCGGAACCGGCGTGGTCAGCCGCATCATCACCGACCTGGCCGTCTTCGACGTCAAGCCGGACGGCTCGGGGCTGGAACTGATCGAACTGGCCGACGGCGTCACCCTGGACGAGGTCGCGGCCAGGACCGAGGCCAGCTACACGGTTTCGCAAACCCTGAACTCTGCGCCATAG
- a CDS encoding MotA/TolQ/ExbB proton channel family protein, with translation MQKTNILLALAGAAVLMAGSPALAQAPTTAPDAAASAATTAAPAAAPAADPAAPAAEAGGHGGGITPVSMFMEATPVVKVVMIGLLLASVFSWTLLIIKLLEYGGLNRKTDRFLEEFRGARTIADMRRVATSDEYDGNPLADMAAAATEEVELSRQAGLSVTGDHRDSALFRAQSAVAAVQAGLASRLSGGQQFLASVGSTGPFVGLFGTVYGIMNSFIGIVESNTTNLASVAPGIAEALLATGIGLFAAIPAVVFYNYFNTRISAYGTRSDGFAAELLNGISRQLDKGA, from the coding sequence ATGCAAAAGACCAACATTCTTCTCGCTCTGGCCGGCGCTGCCGTGCTGATGGCGGGCTCGCCGGCACTGGCCCAGGCCCCGACGACCGCTCCGGACGCCGCCGCCTCCGCCGCGACCACAGCCGCCCCGGCGGCCGCTCCTGCCGCAGACCCCGCAGCTCCTGCCGCAGAGGCTGGCGGACACGGTGGCGGCATCACCCCGGTCTCCATGTTCATGGAAGCGACCCCGGTCGTTAAGGTCGTCATGATCGGCCTGCTGCTGGCCTCGGTCTTCTCCTGGACCCTGCTCATCATCAAGCTGCTCGAGTACGGTGGCCTGAACCGCAAGACCGACCGTTTCCTGGAAGAGTTCCGGGGCGCTCGCACCATCGCCGACATGCGCCGCGTGGCCACCTCGGACGAATATGACGGCAATCCGCTGGCCGATATGGCTGCCGCCGCCACCGAAGAAGTCGAACTGTCCCGTCAGGCCGGCCTGTCGGTCACCGGCGATCATCGCGACTCGGCCCTGTTCCGTGCCCAATCGGCCGTTGCCGCCGTTCAGGCCGGTCTGGCCTCGCGTCTCTCCGGCGGACAGCAGTTCCTCGCCTCGGTCGGATCGACCGGCCCGTTCGTGGGTCTGTTCGGTACGGTTTATGGCATCATGAACTCGTTCATCGGCATCGTGGAATCCAACACCACCAACCTGGCCTCGGTTGCCCCCGGTATCGCCGAAGCTCTGCTGGCCACCGGCATCGGCCTGTTCGCCGCTATCCCGGCGGTGGTGTTCTACAACTACTTCAACACCCGCATCTCGGCCTACGGCACGCGTTCGGACGGCTTCGCCGCTGAACTGCTGAACGGCATTTCCCGCCAGCTCGACAAGGGAGCTTAA
- a CDS encoding biopolymer transporter ExbD yields the protein MAAKLGGSGGGKYHVEQTADINVTPFVDIMLVLLIIFMVASSVATVSIEVKLPVALAPPAENPPKPVFISIQTDGRVFIGDHETSFDTLGGELTEQIGRRDPTKERIYIRADQQTRYGDFMQTMNALQDAGFYSVALVGEDQAPQ from the coding sequence ATGGCCGCCAAACTCGGAGGTTCTGGCGGCGGTAAGTATCACGTCGAACAAACAGCTGATATCAACGTCACGCCATTCGTTGATATCATGCTGGTTCTGCTGATCATCTTCATGGTGGCGTCTTCGGTCGCTACCGTGTCGATTGAGGTGAAACTTCCCGTTGCCCTCGCGCCGCCCGCTGAAAACCCGCCCAAGCCTGTGTTCATTTCGATCCAGACCGACGGGCGCGTCTTCATCGGCGACCATGAGACCAGCTTCGACACCCTGGGAGGCGAGCTCACCGAGCAGATCGGTCGGCGCGATCCGACCAAGGAACGCATCTATATCCGTGCGGACCAGCAGACGCGTTACGGTGACTTCATGCAGACGATGAACGCGCTCCAGGACGCGGGCTTCTACAGCGTCGCCCTGGTCGGCGAAGACCAAGCGCCGCAGTAG
- a CDS encoding toxic anion resistance protein, with product MGRSRSAGLPGGGAPVPDAERVAAIRFTILDDPDANATFAQAPHDALTAIHQQQDDDAVAGTLAECQAVLTRLKADVEALDVAALEPRKGLAGLFDSRARRLKAFRVAYGSAASAATRMADDIHRHASRIADRSEALNILWDEARDAIVELDAHIAAARAWLDDRADPGLPAPEASEPGPLAEPAPDPAAPHRLAIRVEDLTALRPPAIARLADLRAAQNAVHGVPAVLTALHDQVEAWRADGADVLGLSGRKPRKVRPAADRLVAARDSLALRISAALAEIGTAMERRAEIKARSLKPGPKAEDGTASQA from the coding sequence ATGGGTCGATCGAGGTCTGCCGGTTTGCCGGGCGGTGGTGCGCCTGTGCCGGACGCCGAGCGGGTCGCGGCGATCCGCTTCACCATCCTGGACGACCCTGACGCCAACGCAACCTTCGCCCAGGCCCCGCACGACGCCCTGACGGCCATCCATCAGCAGCAGGACGACGACGCCGTCGCCGGGACACTCGCGGAATGCCAGGCCGTCCTGACGCGGCTGAAGGCCGATGTCGAAGCCCTGGACGTCGCCGCCCTGGAACCTCGCAAGGGGCTTGCGGGCCTGTTCGACAGTCGGGCAAGGCGACTGAAGGCGTTCCGGGTAGCCTATGGTTCGGCTGCGTCGGCCGCGACCCGGATGGCGGATGACATCCACCGTCATGCCAGCCGCATTGCCGACCGCTCGGAAGCGCTGAACATCCTGTGGGACGAAGCGCGCGACGCCATCGTCGAACTGGATGCCCACATCGCCGCCGCCCGCGCCTGGCTGGATGACCGGGCGGACCCGGGGCTGCCTGCGCCCGAAGCGAGCGAGCCCGGACCGCTCGCGGAACCGGCTCCAGACCCGGCCGCGCCGCACCGCCTCGCCATCCGCGTCGAGGACCTGACCGCGTTGAGGCCGCCCGCCATTGCGCGGTTGGCGGACCTGCGTGCGGCCCAGAACGCCGTTCATGGCGTGCCGGCCGTGCTGACGGCGCTGCACGATCAGGTCGAGGCCTGGCGCGCGGACGGGGCGGACGTCCTGGGCCTGTCGGGCAGGAAACCCCGCAAGGTGAGACCGGCGGCGGACCGGCTGGTGGCGGCGCGGGACAGCCTCGCCCTGCGCATCTCGGCCGCCCTGGCCGAGATCGGCACCGCCATGGAGCGACGAGCAGAGATCAAGGCCCGCAGCCTAAAGCCCGGCCCGAAGGCCGAAGATGGTACCGCCTCTCAGGCTTGA
- a CDS encoding DNA gyrase inhibitor YacG, translating to MPLCPICRKNQTVAAYRPFCSRRCADLDLQRWLVGAYVLPDTDEGLPDADPENDD from the coding sequence ATGCCCCTCTGTCCGATCTGCCGCAAAAACCAGACGGTCGCCGCCTACAGACCATTCTGTTCCAGGCGGTGCGCCGATCTTGACCTGCAGCGCTGGCTGGTCGGGGCCTACGTCCTGCCGGACACGGACGAGGGCCTGCCCGACGCCGATCCCGAAAACGACGATTGA
- a CDS encoding DUF2177 family protein: MLKWIVAYVATGVAMAAVDYGWLTTMTDRLYKPIIGPIMTPQPDMVAAVAFYLIYIGGVVFLAVAPALKEGTWTRAAINGAALGFVAYATYDLTNQATLAVWQWKLTIIDLCWGTFLTTAAATLGYLATRAVAGRT, translated from the coding sequence ATGCTGAAATGGATCGTGGCCTATGTGGCCACCGGCGTGGCGATGGCGGCCGTCGACTACGGCTGGCTGACCACCATGACCGACAGGCTGTACAAGCCGATCATCGGACCGATCATGACGCCCCAGCCGGACATGGTGGCGGCGGTTGCCTTCTATCTGATCTATATCGGCGGCGTGGTCTTCCTGGCGGTCGCCCCGGCGCTGAAGGAGGGGACCTGGACGCGGGCGGCGATCAATGGCGCGGCCCTGGGGTTCGTGGCCTATGCCACCTATGACCTGACCAATCAGGCGACGCTGGCGGTCTGGCAGTGGAAGCTGACGATCATAGACCTGTGCTGGGGCACCTTCCTGACCACGGCGGCGGCGACCCTGGGTTACCTGGCGACCCGCGCGGTGGCTGGCCGCACCTGA
- a CDS encoding NAD(P)/FAD-dependent oxidoreductase, translated as MSAHLVASTDHPVARKRIAVVGSGISGLSCAWLMSKSHDVTLFEADDRIGGHSNTVEAPSPSSPVAVDTGFIVYNEDNYPNLKALFEHLSVPTKAAHMSFAVSMDDGAFEYSSHGIAALFAQKRNYASPRFWGMIGDLLRFQKQAPRDLPEMERSGETLVQYLDRNRYGRLFRDAHLLPQAAAIWSSTLDQMTGYPAASFVRFYMNHNLLTYDLKPTWRTVDGGSREYVRRLHADFAGETVLGAGVVGVSRDAPGASVRFADGRTERFDDVVLATHSDQALRLLDQPTADERRLLGAIGYRPNRAILHRDTSLMPKRRKAWAAWTHKGYSDRAGEGGVTYWMNELQSLSGPPLFVSLNPAKDPDPALVLDAWDYEHPVFDTAAVRAQGELWSLQGKGGVWFAGAWFGSGFHEDGLQAGLAVAEQLGGVRRPWSVANESGRIALAAPAALSEAA; from the coding sequence ATGAGCGCCCACCTCGTCGCCTCGACCGATCACCCCGTTGCCAGAAAGCGCATCGCTGTGGTCGGGTCCGGCATCTCCGGCCTGTCCTGCGCCTGGCTGATGTCGAAGTCTCACGACGTCACCCTGTTCGAGGCCGACGACCGCATCGGCGGCCACTCCAACACGGTGGAGGCCCCCAGCCCCTCGTCGCCTGTCGCCGTCGATACCGGCTTCATCGTCTACAACGAGGACAACTATCCGAACCTGAAGGCCCTTTTCGAACACCTGTCGGTGCCGACCAAGGCCGCCCACATGTCCTTCGCTGTCAGCATGGACGACGGGGCCTTTGAATATTCCAGCCACGGCATCGCCGCCCTGTTCGCCCAGAAGCGCAACTACGCCAGCCCTCGCTTCTGGGGCATGATCGGCGACCTGCTGAGGTTCCAGAAACAGGCCCCCCGGGACCTGCCGGAGATGGAGCGGTCGGGTGAGACGCTGGTCCAGTACCTCGATCGCAACCGCTACGGCCGCCTGTTCCGCGACGCCCATCTGCTGCCCCAGGCCGCCGCCATCTGGTCCTCGACCCTGGACCAGATGACCGGCTATCCGGCGGCGTCCTTCGTCCGGTTCTATATGAACCACAACCTGCTGACCTATGACCTGAAGCCGACCTGGCGCACGGTGGATGGCGGCAGCCGGGAATACGTCCGTCGCCTGCATGCGGACTTCGCAGGCGAGACGGTGCTGGGCGCGGGGGTGGTCGGCGTGTCCCGCGACGCGCCCGGTGCCTCGGTCCGGTTCGCCGACGGACGCACCGAGCGGTTCGACGACGTCGTGCTCGCCACCCATTCCGATCAGGCCCTGCGCCTGCTGGACCAGCCGACGGCGGACGAGCGCCGCCTCCTGGGTGCGATCGGCTATCGCCCCAACCGCGCCATCCTGCACCGCGACACATCCCTGATGCCGAAACGCCGCAAGGCCTGGGCCGCCTGGACGCACAAGGGCTATTCCGACCGCGCGGGCGAAGGCGGCGTCACCTACTGGATGAACGAGCTCCAGTCCCTGTCCGGCCCGCCCCTGTTCGTCAGCCTGAACCCGGCCAAAGACCCCGACCCGGCCCTGGTGCTGGATGCGTGGGATTACGAACACCCGGTCTTCGACACCGCCGCCGTCCGCGCGCAAGGCGAGCTCTGGTCGCTGCAGGGCAAAGGCGGCGTCTGGTTCGCCGGTGCCTGGTTCGGCTCGGGTTTCCACGAGGACGGTCTGCAGGCCGGTCTGGCCGTGGCCGAGCAGCTCGGCGGCGTGCGTCGGCCCTGGTCGGTGGCCAACGAAAGCGGTCGCATCGCGCTGGCGGCACCCGCCGCCCTTTCCGAGGCGGCGTGA
- a CDS encoding DUF1365 domain-containing protein, with protein MVEGADARTVSGVAPSTASRSPSPVSLRYSGEDFSNALYVGEVVHHRVSGIQHTLRYSLYMLLLDLDAAEDAIRPLRWLRNGAFGLMTWRARDHGDRSDTPLRTQVEHHLSAAGIDIAGGPIRLLCMPRILGYGFNPLAVYFCHRPDGTLSALLYEVTNTFNERHSYLVAVPAEARPGVVRQTTDKTFFVSPFMDMALTYDFTVHAPDEAVSVVVAVRRDDTPILTASFAGTRRPLTDAALLKAWITHPLLTWKVMFGIHWEALRGLFKGARYRERGKPPAYPVTVGKAR; from the coding sequence GTGGTGGAGGGGGCGGACGCACGCACCGTCTCTGGGGTCGCCCCCTCCACCGCTTCGCGGTCCCCCTCCCCCGTTTCGCTGCGCTACTCGGGGGAGGATTTTTCGAACGCCCTCTACGTCGGCGAGGTCGTCCACCATCGCGTCTCCGGCATCCAGCACACCCTGCGCTACAGCCTCTATATGCTGCTGCTGGACCTCGACGCGGCCGAGGACGCCATCCGCCCCCTGCGCTGGCTCCGGAACGGTGCGTTCGGCCTGATGACCTGGCGCGCCCGAGACCATGGTGATCGCAGCGACACGCCCCTGCGCACCCAGGTCGAGCATCACCTGTCTGCTGCCGGCATCGACATTGCGGGCGGCCCGATCCGTCTGCTCTGCATGCCCCGCATCCTCGGCTACGGCTTCAACCCGCTGGCGGTCTATTTCTGCCATCGTCCCGACGGCACCCTGTCCGCCCTGCTCTATGAGGTGACCAACACCTTCAACGAGCGCCATTCCTATCTCGTCGCTGTGCCCGCAGAGGCCAGGCCGGGCGTGGTTCGCCAGACGACGGACAAGACCTTCTTCGTCTCGCCCTTCATGGACATGGCCTTGACCTATGACTTCACCGTCCATGCGCCGGATGAGGCGGTTTCGGTCGTCGTCGCCGTCCGTCGGGACGACACCCCGATCCTGACCGCGTCCTTCGCCGGAACGCGCCGCCCCCTGACCGACGCGGCCCTGTTGAAGGCCTGGATCACCCATCCCCTGCTGACGTGGAAGGTGATGTTCGGCATCCATTGGGAGGCCTTGCGCGGTCTGTTCAAGGGTGCGCGCTATCGGGAACGCGGCAAGCCTCCCGCCTATCCGGTGACGGTGGGCAAGGCGCGCTGA